TTCTTCCCTGGAGCCAACCACCCCACTCAACTCCATCTTCCTAAACAACCCAGGAGCTTAGGGGTGCACCCACTTGGTTGAAACATGGAATCTAGGAACTGGAAGGGTTCAGAGAGATTCCCTAACTCAGCCTTCTGGGCACAGATGGGACACCCGCAGCCCAGAGATGGAAAAGGGCACATCCGCCACACGGTCAGTGGCAGGGCTGAGGCACAAtcccaggtctcctgcctccctgcacaGGGTGCTGCCTTCCCTGAGAACAACGAGCTTCTTCAagcccagagcctggctggtTTAAGAGGCAGCTGCAAAAGGATCACGTACTTGGCTCTCCGAAGCAGAACGTCCGCAAATACGATCTCTCGGGGTTCCCAAATCTGAGCCTGGAGCTGTTCCATCTCGGCCCGTAAGATGGGTATTTCCTTCTCAAACTGGTCCATAAACTGAGGAGAGCAGGGGAGGGTGAGAAGTCCCCAGCCAAAGGGAGAAAAGTGCAAATTAGATGAGCAATAAAGACGTCGAAGGAAATGTCCTGGGCTTTGGCACTGGGACTCCTGGACTCCAGGGACGGGCCCCTCTGTGCAAGACAAGGCCGGCTCATGATTACTGACTATGTTCGATGGTGCTGGAAAGGGTGAGGGGACCGTGGAGCACAGAGACAGGTTGTAAAGGGGTGGCAGTGCTTCCTAATGAGAATGAATGCGGCTGGTGGAGATGACAGAGGCCATTCACCCAGAAGACAGATGAAGGTGCAAGACAATGAAAATGATGGCGAGAGGGTGGTGATGGCGGAGTTTGCTAGCACTGGTCATGAGTGATGGTCAATGAAAAGAATTCAGAGGTGAAAACAGGGGATGCGGTGACAGTAGTGATGGTCGTGTGAGTGATGCTTGGTGATGTTGCTGATGGGTCATGACCAGTGGTGGTGGTGAATGAGCCAAGGCCTAGGCCAGCACTAATCCCCCTCTCAGATGAATGACAAGGGACATTAATGGCACTGCCAAGATGGAAGGCTAACACCAGAGTTAGAGACCTCGTGGGTGCCAGATCAGAACCAGCCTGATCCAGGGGTCCTGGGGACCCCCCACCCTCCTGCTCTCTCCCAGAGGGGACCACCACCTTCATGCTCACTCACTTCTCTGAACTTGCCCATGCACTTCAGTATGGCCTGGCTGTTCCAAGTCTTGTACAGGAGAGCCTCCTGGTTAGCATGCTGGATTTtctgtggaggaaggagaggtCTGGCCCCCAGTCTCTACCATGCACTGGGTGCCAAGGTGAGGGTGTGGGGGGCCTGAAGGCAGAGGCCAAGGAAAAaagcagggctgggagcaggacCGACCACAGTAGCTGGCTACCCACCACCACCAGAGACCTCAgcagttttttcttcttcttctgaatCTGGTTGGACATGGACGCCAAGACCATCCTGCACACCTCTCTCAGGTCCTCCAGCTCATCCTGGGGGTCAGCAAGGGAGTGTTGGGCACCAGCCCTGTCTCCCACATGATCGGGcgaggccaggccaggggccgACCTACCTGCTGGCTCTCCTTCATCTGCTGCAGCTGGTGCCCAAGGTCGGCAACCTGGACCGACTTGATGGGATACTCACGGTCCTTGTAAGTGCTCACGAAGCTCAGCTCCTCGTGGGTCTTCTCGATCTTGGCATTCAGCTGCTCCACCTGCTGCTCCAGGTCTGCAAGGTCAGGAGGGACAGAAGGCAGGTGCGTCCCTCAAGGACCACTCGAGGGAGACCCGAGAGGCAGAGCTCTCCTTGACCAACAGACTGGGGTCTGGGCTGAAGTGAGCTCACGCAAGGCTAGGAGGTGGTGAACAGTTAAGCTCTTTACCTTCGCAGAAGAGGCAACACTGGGTTGGAAAGAAAGTATCCCAGTGCAGGATCCCTAgaccagccccagctctgccactgactcacCACATGaccctccctctctgggcctccgtctCCTCATACAAATGCTCCCAAGTCAACAAGCCCAGG
Above is a window of Camelus dromedarius isolate mCamDro1 chromosome 18, mCamDro1.pat, whole genome shotgun sequence DNA encoding:
- the C18H20orf96 gene encoding uncharacterized protein C20orf96 homolog isoform X2, yielding MTSQLRTPLGPCRGKLDPGKTQTKIQLIRTMLRNRRISHQELCNHEDFLSKLTVELMKAIQDMEESSAMKVRVMLQQQDVFSTIINILECSNQKKLQQMKCELQEWEEKEESKIHNLEQQVEQLNAKIEKTHEELSFVSTYKDREYPIKSVQVADLGHQLQQMKESQQDELEDLREVCRMVLASMSNQIQKKKKKLLRSLVVKIQHANQEALLYKTWNSQAILKCMGKFREFMDQFEKEIPILRAEMEQLQAQIWEPREIVFADVLLRRAKCTPDMDVILNIPVEEPLPF
- the C18H20orf96 gene encoding uncharacterized protein C20orf96 homolog isoform X4 codes for the protein MARVFPKQSHAGIYSTAHQFQVLTMLRNRRISHQELCNHEDFLSKLTVELMKAIQDMEESSAMKVRVMLQQQDVFSTIINILECSNQKKLQQMKCELQEWEEKEESKIHNLEQQVEQLNAKIEKTHEELSFVSTYKDREYPIKSVQVADLGHQLQQMKESQQDELEDLREVCRMVLASMSNQIQKKKKKLLRSLVVKIQHANQEALLYKTWNSQAILKCMGKFREFMDQFEKEIPILRAEMEQLQAQIWEPREIVFADVLLRRAKCTPDMDVILNIPVEEPLPF